A region from the Sporohalobacter salinus genome encodes:
- the mgsA gene encoding methylglyoxal synthase: MSKRIALIAHDEKKDDLIKFARDYQGILVHFDLIATGTTGKLINEKTELQVTRMKSGPLGGDQQIGAEVAHERLDGVIFLRDPLTAQPHEPDVSALLRVCDVHDIPLATNLATAVMIVSYLETGCD, encoded by the coding sequence ATGTCGAAAAGAATTGCACTGATTGCTCATGATGAGAAGAAAGATGACTTAATTAAATTTGCTAGAGATTATCAAGGAATATTAGTCCATTTTGATTTAATTGCTACAGGAACTACCGGTAAATTAATTAATGAAAAGACTGAACTTCAAGTAACTAGAATGAAGTCGGGACCACTAGGGGGAGATCAGCAGATTGGTGCTGAAGTAGCCCATGAGCGTTTGGATGGTGTCATATTTTTACGTGATCCGCTTACAGCTCAACCTCATGAGCCTGATGTTAGTGCGCTGCTTAGAGTTTGTGATGTGCATGATATTCCTCTAGCTACTAATTTAGCAACTGCTGTTATGATTGTATCTTATTTAGAGACTGGTTGTGATTAA
- a CDS encoding UTRA domain-containing protein, producing MSLEELTKKEQIINFAQNDPFLKISDIAEHVQTTPRYVRTILSEANISLMKLREKYARNMEERLQVKDGNSQKAEVRLINQKGKMETGDVRFNQITEQEFQELRKTDPEQELYKVSQKQLVDEEPFGLQEVITYLDSEIIEEKSQKLNSLYELFGENSISKLKFKNNVMQVEMANRFLAKLLSIDSGAPIIKSQRLILVSKMPIAIENCFFDADKVQLVVPGEFVI from the coding sequence ATGAGTCTAGAAGAACTGACAAAAAAAGAACAAATAATTAATTTTGCCCAGAATGACCCTTTTTTAAAAATTAGTGATATTGCTGAACATGTTCAGACGACACCACGTTATGTTAGGACTATTCTTTCTGAAGCTAATATTTCTTTGATGAAGCTTAGAGAAAAGTATGCTCGTAATATGGAAGAGCGACTACAAGTAAAAGATGGTAATTCGCAGAAGGCAGAGGTAAGACTGATTAATCAAAAAGGAAAAATGGAGACTGGAGATGTAAGATTTAATCAGATTACTGAACAAGAATTTCAGGAATTGCGAAAGACTGATCCTGAACAAGAATTATATAAAGTTTCTCAAAAACAGCTAGTAGATGAGGAGCCCTTTGGTCTTCAAGAAGTAATTACTTACTTAGATTCGGAGATAATAGAGGAAAAAAGCCAAAAATTAAATTCATTATATGAGTTATTCGGAGAAAATTCGATTAGCAAATTGAAATTTAAAAATAATGTTATGCAAGTAGAGATGGCTAATCGGTTTTTAGCTAAGTTACTGAGTATTGATAGCGGTGCTCCGATTATTAAAAGCCAACGTTTAATTTTGGTTAGCAAGATGCCAATAGCTATTGAAAATTGCTTCTTTGATGCCGATAAGGTACAATTAGTAGTTCCAGGAGAGTTTGTTATTTAA
- the yedF gene encoding sulfurtransferase-like selenium metabolism protein YedF: protein MIKVDARGLDCPQPVIKTKDALSEGEKVETLVDNETACKNLQKLGKKMDCEVDVLEVDDDFQLTFIPEEGVVTSSTTSEELNDNGDEEGKVYFISSDVLGDGEKELGEILIKGFTYTLTEIAPRPKAIVFMNDGVKLPTLNDEVIENLKILEEAGVEIISCGTCLDYYDLKDELAVGEVSNMYTIVETLNNNPVVTF, encoded by the coding sequence ATGATTAAAGTTGATGCACGAGGATTGGATTGTCCACAGCCAGTTATTAAAACTAAGGATGCGCTAAGTGAGGGAGAGAAAGTTGAGACATTAGTTGATAATGAAACTGCTTGTAAGAATTTACAAAAATTAGGCAAAAAGATGGATTGTGAAGTTGATGTGTTAGAAGTAGATGATGATTTTCAATTAACCTTTATTCCAGAGGAGGGAGTAGTTACTTCATCGACTACTTCAGAAGAATTAAATGATAATGGAGATGAGGAAGGTAAAGTGTATTTTATTAGTTCCGATGTATTAGGGGATGGAGAAAAAGAGTTAGGAGAAATTCTGATTAAAGGTTTCACTTATACTTTGACTGAAATAGCTCCGCGGCCTAAAGCAATAGTTTTTATGAATGATGGAGTCAAATTACCTACCTTGAATGATGAAGTAATAGAGAATTTAAAAATATTAGAAGAAGCCGGAGTAGAGATTATCTCTTGTGGAACTTGTTTGGATTATTATGATTTAAAGGATGAATTGGCTGTGGGAGAAGTTTCAAATATGTATACTATTGTTGAGACATTAAATAATAATCCAGTAGTAACATTTTAA
- the selD gene encoding selenide, water dikinase SelD encodes MNDKKACQLSAGGGUAAKIGPETLSQVLRSVPTVTDERELVGLSTSDDASVIKLNEKQALIQSLDFFTPVVEDPYLFGQVAAANALSDIYAMGGKPLSAMNIVGFPPYLDTEILEKIMQGGADKVKEAGAILAGGHTIEDDEPKYGLSASGLVAPADMVANAGAKPGDKLILTKPLGIGIAVTAINGGLSSGGEENSAIQEMITLNKTAAEVMQEVGANAATDVTGFGLLGHLWELVSASGVQAVVNFSEIPLLPEVIEWAEMGLVPGGAYSNHEYIEEYIDFTVELSEAKQDILFDPQTSGGLLISIAADKAGELVTALQEKDVTSAIIGKVMSGEAEIKVRE; translated from the coding sequence ATGAATGATAAGAAGGCATGTCAGCTATCAGCTGGAGGCGGTTGAGCAGCTAAAATAGGTCCTGAGACCTTGTCGCAAGTTTTGCGATCAGTACCGACAGTTACTGATGAACGAGAGCTAGTAGGATTGAGTACTTCTGATGATGCTTCAGTAATTAAATTAAACGAGAAGCAGGCATTAATTCAATCGCTTGATTTTTTTACTCCAGTAGTTGAAGATCCGTATTTGTTTGGACAAGTAGCAGCTGCTAATGCTTTAAGCGATATTTATGCTATGGGTGGTAAGCCGTTGAGTGCTATGAATATTGTTGGATTTCCTCCTTATCTTGATACTGAAATTTTAGAGAAAATTATGCAGGGAGGAGCAGATAAAGTTAAAGAAGCAGGAGCAATTTTAGCTGGAGGCCATACAATCGAGGATGATGAGCCTAAATATGGTCTTTCTGCTAGTGGATTAGTTGCTCCAGCGGATATGGTAGCAAATGCAGGGGCTAAACCTGGAGATAAATTAATATTGACTAAGCCTTTAGGAATTGGAATTGCTGTAACTGCTATTAATGGAGGTTTAAGCTCTGGAGGAGAAGAGAATTCTGCTATTCAGGAAATGATTACTCTAAATAAGACTGCTGCTGAAGTTATGCAGGAAGTAGGGGCTAATGCTGCTACTGATGTAACTGGATTTGGATTACTAGGTCATCTGTGGGAGTTGGTATCAGCTAGTGGAGTACAAGCTGTAGTTAATTTTTCGGAGATTCCATTACTACCTGAAGTAATAGAGTGGGCAGAAATGGGATTAGTACCAGGCGGTGCTTATAGTAATCATGAATATATTGAAGAGTATATAGATTTTACAGTTGAATTATCAGAAGCAAAGCAGGATATATTATTTGATCCACAGACCTCTGGAGGACTTTTGATTTCTATTGCTGCTGATAAAGCAGGTGAATTGGTAACTGCTTTACAAGAAAAAGATGTAACTTCTGCTATTATTGGAAAAGTTATGTCTGGAGAGGCAGAAATTAAAGTTAGAGAATAA
- a CDS encoding lytic transglycosylase domain-containing protein has translation MVISSRELKIILIIIFCLIISAVVVINFKNILKIFYPLYYKDLIFKYAEKNNLDPYLVAAIIKVESKFNPESTSRQGAKGLMQIMPKTGEWIAEQLEKDDFDVDSLHDPEVNICFGSWYLAHLMRYFDDDITIVIAAYNGGQGNVEQWLEVEEWTGKRKDSKQIPFPETRDYVEKVINTYYWYKKIYRSESW, from the coding sequence TTGGTTATTAGTTCTAGGGAATTAAAGATTATATTAATAATTATTTTTTGCTTAATTATTAGTGCAGTAGTAGTTATTAATTTCAAAAATATATTAAAAATTTTTTATCCTCTTTATTATAAAGATTTAATATTCAAATATGCAGAGAAGAATAATCTTGATCCTTATTTAGTTGCAGCAATAATTAAAGTAGAGAGTAAGTTTAATCCAGAATCTACTTCTAGACAAGGAGCCAAAGGCTTAATGCAGATTATGCCTAAGACTGGTGAGTGGATAGCTGAGCAATTAGAAAAAGATGATTTTGATGTTGATAGTCTCCATGATCCGGAAGTTAATATCTGTTTTGGTAGTTGGTATTTGGCTCATTTAATGAGATACTTTGATGATGATATTACAATTGTGATTGCTGCTTATAATGGAGGACAGGGGAATGTGGAACAATGGTTAGAAGTAGAGGAGTGGACAGGGAAAAGAAAGGATTCTAAGCAAATACCTTTTCCAGAGACTAGAGATTATGTTGAAAAAGTCATTAATACTTATTATTGGTATAAAAAGATCTACCGATCAGAAAGTTGGTAG